A part of Setaria viridis chromosome 8, Setaria_viridis_v4.0, whole genome shotgun sequence genomic DNA contains:
- the LOC117866576 gene encoding 60 kDa jasmonate-induced protein isoform X2, which translates to MENVLEVTFPIEDVATFERSITTLRRTLANHPDSGDILNSFSSTLQEHPLLARNHRARSLRIKLQVAGEKGMSSATLFVQYNNLYCLGFMNQNQVCYELSNPEGWKLPAKYNAVPLDWGITYESILNVTDGEVEEKLDSLWLGKNFAADAVRELSCFSPDGDAASARQALAGLIVMVCESAKMNPLHKTIADGWNTGAGFTKRLMAYIGHWELISSALLDWKDESYGRWTMHPRLAEITGVRSPIDALNVIHLVRNFTVEERELLYKHIYESS; encoded by the coding sequence ATGGAGAATGTACTGGAAGTAACGTTCCCCATTGAAGATGTAGCGACATTCGAGAGATCCATAACGACACTACGTCGCACTCTAGCCAACCACCCAGACAGCGGGGATATCTTGAATAGCTTCTCCTCCACGCTGCAAGAACACCCACTGCTCGCCAGGAATCATCGTGCGAGGTCGCTTCGCATCAAGCTTCAAGTGGCGGGTGAGAAAGGAATGTCGTCGGCAACCCTATTTGTTCAGTACAACAATTTGTACTGCCTGGGCTTCATGAACCAGAACCAAGTTTGTTACGAGCTTAGCAACCCAGAAGGCTGGAAGCTCCCAGCAAAATACAACGCAGTACCTCTAGACTGGGGCATCACGTACGAGAGCATACTGAACGTCACAGATGGGGAAGTCGAGGAAAAACTGGATTCATTGTGGCTGGGCAAGAATTTCGCGGCCGACGCCGTGCGCGAGCTGTCGTGCTTCTCTCCAGATGGTGACGCCGCCAGTGCCAGGCAGGCACTGGCAGGCCTGATCGTCATGGTATGCGAGTCCGCAAAGATGAATCCTCTCCACAAGACGATTGCTGATGGCTGGAACACCGGCGCGGGATTCACCAAGCGACTGATGGCGTACATAGGGCATTGGGAGCTCATATCAAGCGCTCTGCTGGACTGGAAGGATGAGAGTTACGGCAGATGGACCATGCACCCGAGACTAGCGGAGATCACCGGAGTCAGGAGCCCAATAGATGCACTAAACGTCATCCACCTCGTGCGCAACTTTACGGTCGAGGAGAGGGAACTACTGTACAAGCATATCTACGAGAGCTCTTGA
- the LOC117833265 gene encoding ribosome-inactivating protein — protein sequence MSSATLFVQYNNLYCLGFMNQNQVCYELSNPEDWKLPSRFNAVPLDWGITYDSILNVRDVKRKLDSMRLGKNFAADAVRVLSRFSPDEADGDEASAKQALAGLIVMVCESARMNPLHKTIADGWNTGAGFTKRLMAYIGHWELISIALLDWKDERYGRWTMDPRLADITGVKGPTDALDVIHLVRNFTVEERELLHELIYGS from the coding sequence ATGTCGTCGGCAACCCTATTTGTTCAGTACAACAATTTGTACTGCCTGGGCTTCATGAACCAGAACCAAGTTTGTTACGAGCTTAGCAACCCAGAAGACTGGAAGCTCCCATCAAGATTCAACGCAGTACCTCTAGACTGGGGCATCACGTACGATAGCATACTGAACGTCAGAGATGTCAAGAGAAAACTGGATTCAATGAGGCTGGGCAAGAATTTCGCGGCCGACGCCGTGCGCGTACTGTCGCGCTTCTCTCCAGATGAGGCGGATGGTGACGAAGCCAGTGCCAAGCAGGCACTGGCAGGCCTGATCGTCATGGTATGCGAGTCCGCAAGGATGAATCCTCTCCACAAGACGATTGCAGATGGCTGGAACACCGGCGCGGGATTCACCAAGCGACTGATGGCGTACATAGGGCATTGGGAGCTCATATCAATCGCTCTGCTGGACTGGAAGGATGAAAGGTACGGCAGATGGACCATGGACCCGAGACTAGCGGACATCACCGGAGTCAAGGGCCCAACGGATGCACTAGACGTCATCCACCTCGTGCGCAACTTTACGGTCGAGGAGAGGGAACTACTGCACGAGCTTATCTACGGGAGCTAA